In Rattus rattus isolate New Zealand chromosome 3, Rrattus_CSIRO_v1, whole genome shotgun sequence, one genomic interval encodes:
- the LOC116895164 gene encoding NADPH-dependent 3-keto-steroid reductase Hsd3b5, translated as MVTAWGWCGSDLPWEFKSFPRTCFVSTELQTKAKVTVLRGDIVDAQFLRRACQGISVVIHTAAALDIAGVLPRQTILDVNVKGTQLLLDACVEASVPVFIYSSSTGVAGPNSYKETILNDREEEHRESTWPNPYPYSKRMAEKAVLAANGSILKNGGTLHTCALRLPFIYGEESQVVSTVVNRALKNNSIIKRHATFSIANPVYVSNAAWAHILAARGLRDPEKSQSIQGQFYYISDDTPHQSYDDLNYTLSKEWGLCLDSSWSLPLPLLYWLAFLLETVSFLLRPIYNYRPPFSRFRVTLLNSVFTISYKKAQRDLGYEPLVSWEEAKQKTSEWIGTLVEQHRETLDTKSQ; from the exons ATGGTCACTGCATGGGGCTGGTGTGGCAGCGACCTGCCGTGGGAGTTTA AAAGCTTCCCAAGGACCTGCTTTGTGTCCACAGAGCTGCAGACAAAAGCCAAGGTGACGGTACTGAGAGGAGACATTGTGGATGCCCAGTTCCTGAGGAGAGCGTGCCAGGGCATCTCCGTTGTCATCCACACCGCTGCTGCCCTTGATATCGCAGGCGTCCTGCCCAGGCAGACCATCCTAGATGTCAATGTGAAAG GTACTCAGCTCCTGTTGGACGCTTGTGTGGAAGCCAGCGTACCAGTCTTCATCTACAGCAGCTCAACAGGTGTGGCTGGACCAAACTCCTACAAGGAGACCATCCTGAACGACCGTGAGGAAGAGCATCGTGAAAGCACATGGCCTAATCCATACCCATACAGCAAAAGGATGGCCGAGAAGGCAGTGCTGGCAGCCAATGGGAGCATCCTGAAAAATGGTGGCACTTTGCATACGTGTGCCTTAAGACTTCCATTCATCTACGGGGAAGAAAGTCAAGTCGTTTCAACCGTGGTAAATAGAGCACTCAAGAACAACAGCATAATTAAGAGACATGCCACATTCTCCATAGCCAACCCAGTGTATGTGAGTAATGCAGCCTGGGCACACATTCTGGCTGCCAGGGGCCTTCGAGACCCGGAGAAGTCACAAAGCATCCAAGGACAGTTCTACTACATCTCAGATGACACCCCTCACCAAAGCTATGATGATTTAAATTATACCCTGAGCAAAGAATGGGGCCTCTGCCTTGATTCCAGTTGGAGCCTTCCTCTGCCCCTACTCTACTGGCTTGCCTTCCTGCTGGAAACTGTGAGCTTCCTGCTGCGTCCAATCTACAACTATAGGCCACCCTTTAGCCGCTTCAGGGTCACACTCTTAAATAGCGTGTTTACCATTTCCTACAAAAAAGCTCAGCGAGATCTGGGCTATGAGCCACTTGTCAGCTGGGAGGAAGCCAAGCAAAAAACCTCGGAGTGGATCGGGACACTAGTGGAGCAGCACAGGGAGACACTGGACACAAAGTCTCAATGA